The following coding sequences lie in one Arachis ipaensis cultivar K30076 chromosome B03, Araip1.1, whole genome shotgun sequence genomic window:
- the LOC107632963 gene encoding uncharacterized protein LOC107632963 has protein sequence MAAQITELNNGRTENNNIRQPQPEDAEHHSNPTHVSETIQVEDAQPEDENEEPDELVGPFMSDVMNFELPRRFTLPLTLTPYDGLGNPKKFIKKFRTIMIVNSASDPVLCRCFPNYLDGSALDWLCALPAGSISRFQQLAKLFEDHFAGSAIYLHDSNYLNTIKQGQNESLKDNMTRFTKVTISIPDLHPEVHLHAIKNGLRPGKFQETIVVSKPKTLAEFREKAKGQIDIEELRQARKSDKTNYKDEEKVHNSKKNFKLNPRFNSYTQFNAKREDIIKEILNSKLIKPLRKAGTYEDTKHVDKSKYCAFHQKHGHTTDECVVVKDPLERLARQGHLDKYIGGHIQKRTPTSAGNTPSEQPS, from the coding sequence ATGGCCGCTCAGATCACCGAGTTGAACAATGGCCGAACTGAAAATAACAACATTCGTCAGCCTCAGCCAGAGGATGCCGAACATCATTCAAACCCCACTCATGTATCTGAGACCATTCAAGTCGAGGATGCCCAGCCGGAGGACGAGAATGAGGAACCAGACGAACTCGTAGGCCCTTTCATGTCAGACGTGATGAATTTCGAATTACCACGACGATTCACTTTACCATTGACCCTCACACCTTATGATGGACTCGGAAACCCAAAAAAGTTCATCAAGAAATTCCGAACAATAATGATCGTCAATAGTGCATCTGATCCTGTTTTGTGTCGTTGTTTTCCAAATTATTTAGACGGTTCTGCACTTGATTGGCTTTGTGCTTTGCCTGCAGGTTCAATTTCGCGATTCCAACAGCTGGCTAAGCTATTTGAGGACCACTTTGCTGGCTCCGCAATTTATCTGCATGACTCAAATTATCTAAATACAATTAAGCAAGGACAAAATGAGAGCCTGAAAGACAATATGACTCGTTTTACGAAGGTCACCATAAGCATACCTGATCTCCACCCTGAAGTTCACCTTCATGCCATCAAAAACGGACTTCGACCTGGGAAATTCCAAGAGACGATCGTCGTATCTAAACCAAAAACACTCGCCGAGTTCCGAGAGAAAGCAAAAGGCCAGATTGATATTGAGGAGCTAAGACAAGCTCGGAAGTCCGACAAAACAAACTACAAAGACGAGGAAAAAGTGCATAACAgtaagaaaaattttaaactaaACCCTCGTTTTAACTCTTATACACAGTTCAACGCTAAACGGGAGGATATAATCAAAGAGATCCTGAACTCCAAATTAATCAAACCACTAAGAAAGGCGGGGACATATGAGGATACAAAACACGTCGACAAATCTAAGTACTGCGCCTTCCATCAGAAGCACGGCCACACAACCGACGAATGTGTCGTCGTAAAAGACCCCTTGGAACGGTTGGCTCGGCAAGGGCACCTTGACAAGTATATTGGAGGACACATTCAAAAACGTACTCCAACCTCAGCAGGCAATACTCCATCCGAACAACCAAGCTGA
- the LOC107630324 gene encoding uncharacterized protein LOC107630324 translates to MEECNNKKRVRDDSDTESPESKIPRVDSPVSQLTRVNSAESCEESGGWELVRIESENSVVDELHGEILNILDDMDNVAERDSTFQGLDSVIKSFEEEILAPGQDSNPVPEFGDFIPNLGYLLEASDDELGLPPTVTPNEEVKPEIEESGRVGPDGLDLTGFLGIEDDFRGYEAFGFGNGGWVDYDDSENGYVMIDGLFDYADTTDILWRPESLQAM, encoded by the coding sequence ATGGAGGAATGCAACAACAAGAAGCGAGTTCGGGACGACTCGGACACCGAGTCGCCCGAGTCCAAGATTCCTCGAGTTGACTCGCCCGTTTCTCAGCTCACCCGGGTTAACTCAGCCGAGTCGTGCGAGGAATCGGGAGGATGGGAACTCGTCCGGATCGAATCGGAGAACTCGGTGGTTGACGAGCTCCACGGTGAAATCCTCAACATTCTTGACGATATGGACAATGTGGCGGAGCGTGACTCAACCTTCCAAGGCCTTGACTCCGTCATCAAGAGCTTCGAGGAAGAAATACTCGCACCGGGTCAAGATTCGAACCCGGTTCCCGAATTCGGGGATTTCATTCCGAACTTGGGATATCTCTTGGAGGCATCGGACGACGAACTAGGGTTGCCGCCGACGGTAACACCGAACGAGGAGGTTAAGCCTGAAATCGAAGAATCGGGTCGGGTTGGTCCGGATGGATTGGACCTAACCGGATTTCTAGGGATTGAAGATGATTTCAGGGGATACGAAGCATTTGGGTTTGGCAATGGTGGGTGGGTGGACTACGATGACAGCGAAAACGGTTACGTAATGATAGATGGGTTGTTTGATTATGCGGATACGACGGATATTTTATGGCGGCCGGAGTCGTTGCAGGCCATGTAA